Sequence from the Fragaria vesca subsp. vesca linkage group LG4, FraVesHawaii_1.0, whole genome shotgun sequence genome:
TGAAAGTGGTAGTATAGAGTGGAGTGATTTTCAATTTAGATGTTGAATTGAGTGTTGACTCTGAGAATTTGCGTGTTGTTTGTTTTTCAGATTACCAGCTGCAAACATGACTATCATCTTCACTGTATATTAGAATGGTAAACCCAATTCAATTTACGAATGACCCATGCAAGTTGCTATGTTGTATGAATTGTTTTTTCTTGTTGAACTTGATGTTTATTCAGGTCACAAAGAAGTAAAGAATGCCCAATTTGTTGGCAGTTACTTGTCTTGAAGGATCCGGCTAGGTATGGACCGTATGGTACTTTTTTGAGTTCTGGAATGTGCTACTTATCCTTGATCTCTCTATGCTAATCCTTATTTGTTGATTAACTACTGTGTTTTAGCCAAGGGCTTCTAGATGCTGTACAAAATGAGAAGCGCTCAAGGGCAAGAAACATATCTTCTATTGCTCCCCCAACTTTTCACAATTCCTCTGAGGACTTTGACTTTGAACATGTGAGATTCTAATGATTTAGAAATTTTTTATTACTTGTAATTTTGAGATAGGATGCTTACTAATGGGAAAATTGTATTTTTCAGGATTCGTTCTCAGATGACTCCGATTTGGACGAGCGTATTATGCAGCATCTTGCTGCTGCTTCTAGCAGGGCTCGTTATGCACGCAGAAGGGAAAGACAGAGATATTCGGGACTGGCCCCTTCCAATGGATTTAATTTTTCCCATGCTGAAAATGTGTCTGCTTTGGAGCAAGCACACCCAACTTCTCCTGAAGAACGTCCTAGTTTCACTTATGGTTCACCAGGAGGTGATTCACCAACTTCTCCAAGACCACACGTTGTTCAACCTCCACCATCTTTTATCTGCAGCACTGCTGCCAACAATGATGTTCCTTTCAAACCAAGGTATTCCATGAAGCTCATGAATGGAATTTAATACCCCCAGCCAGTCTCTGCATTGTATTGATTCTATTAGAATGCAGTTTGCACTGAAATATCAAGTTAAAAAAAAGTATTCTCCCATGTATAAATGAATCATGATCTGAACTTGGTCATTCCATTTTCCTTATTTTCTACAGACCTTTTTCTGTTTGTTTTAATGTGTAATACCACTTCTTTGGTCAACACAGAGTTCTCTTTGGCCAGCCAACACCTAATGGTTCACAGGGACAAATCCCATCCGAGATGCTAAATTTCCCAGAGTCTATCAAGTCCAAGCTGTCTGCTGCTTCAGTCAGGTACAACTATTTCTGCCTGCTGCACCCCATTGAAGATAATATTTACTCTTTACAGAAAAAAAAAATGCTCTCGTCTAACATTCACATTGTCAAAGGTACAAAGAGTCCATCTCAAAAGGAACTCGAGGTTTGAAGGAAAAGCTGTTTGCTCGTAACAACTCAGTCAAGGAGCTTAGCAAAGGAGTTCAACGTGAGATGACTGCAGGAATTGCTGGTGTTGCACGAATGTTTGAGCGCCTAGACCTTACCTCAAAGAATCCTGGTTCCCCTACGCCAGTTTCTGATCGTAGCGGGGGTACTTCAAACTTCTCTGCCAAGGGAAAGGCTGTGTTAGAAAATGTGATTGTTCAGTGTTGCAATAAAAGCAGTGGAAGAATTTCTGATGAAACTTCAGAAGCACCCTCTCACATCATCAGGCCGACTTGACGTTTCTGAGCAGGTCCGCAAATATTTATTGTTTTTTTCTCTTTTGATACGCCGGAAATATTTACCTGTTGGGAATAATTTTCTAATGCTTAGTTATTGCTTGGTATTATTAATATTTACAGTCGGAACACTAATACCTGTTTTTCTTTTGCAGAACTGGCAATGTTGCTACACGGTTTGGGTTTAGCTCATCTAAAGAATAATTGTTTGTGTTTCATTTCTCAAGCATATGGCATGTTAGCAAGTGACGTTATGGTTGGAGCCAAGCTGCTGGTTGGTTTGCGTCCTGCATGGCCTATTTATGCAATACAGAAGAACCTTAGTTATTCCATGTGAATGAGTTATGTGCCATGTCCGGCACTGTTTTTGCTTTGTTGCTTAGTGTTGACATGTATTCTGGAGAAAACCTCCTCATCTGTACCAGTTGCAAATGGATTCCAGGAAATACATTATATATATATATCAGTTGCCTCGACTGGTTTAACCATTTTATAATATACATCTTATTTTGCTTCATTGTTTATATTGGTTTAGTGCAAAAGTACTAACATAATCAAGAAAGAAAAGAAAATGAGTGTGGCTATTGGGACTTCTAAATTTGCTCACTATATCTCTCATTCTCTCTACACATCCATTTTACTTTTCAATAAAGTATTTGCTCACTAGACCTCATTTCAAATTCCTCTCATTCTTTGTTTTTTTTTTTTTTTTTTTATTCAACNNNNNNNNNNNNNNNNNNNNTATCTTTTAATTGTTTTTCTCTTTTCTTACGTGTTATTTTTTCTCTATTTTTTTTCTTTTGAATAATTTGATCTCTATTTTGTACCTTATAATAAATTATTTTCAATAAATATATATTGATAGATATTATTATTATTATTATTATTTTGCAAAAATATTTATGCACCTTGCATTGCAAGTACATGCGTTCGACATGTATGATAATACAAAATTTTATGTCACATGATCGATATTGATTATTTTTTTAGCTCTTATAAACTATATATATGCTTTGATAAAAAGAAATTGGAAAAAAAAATATATAAGAAAAAAAATAAATATTGGAATAAATTTTTATTGAATTGGTAAGTCTAAAGAGAATAAATATAATACTTTCTTTTGTATAATTATTGTCTTTAATAGTTATTGTATATGAGGCTGGATATGTCATTTAATAATTTACAAATAGAGTGAGGTCTAGTGAGCAAATTTGGAGGTCTTAATAGCCGCACTCAAAGAAAAGATAAGCAGAGCTACAAATTAGTTTTTACGGATCCTACAGACTTACCTGTGGGTGTAAGGCAAAGGTGATCTGACTCTCGTTCCTGTTCCAGGTTGATATCAGCTGGCTATTGAATTCACTCCCCTGATGGTGTGCATATCTCTCATTTCTGGTGGTAGAGATGTGATGAGTTCGAGTCACCTTTTTTTAGGCCCTCAAGTTATCCACGGGAGTTCTTCGAACTTCTCCATTTGCATTGAGGAATCTTCAGCAAAGATGAGAAACTTTTGCAGTTTGCTCATTTGTGAAGCCCCTCCAGGCCAAACTGTGGTCTTGCAAAAACTAAAAATAGCTACTGCTTTGCATGTTTTTTTCTTGGTTTTTACTTTGGTTTTGTTTTGTTTTTGTTTTTGACGAGTACTGCTTTGCAGGCTATTCTCAGGCATTTGTGTAATAGCCAGACACAGGTCCTCTTCCATACCTGCTTGCTATATGTTGCAGGGTCTCGATTCTGATATCACAGTAATTACTCTCTTTGATGACAACTTATCAAAATTGAAACATTTTATGACTCGCCTGAACCTGTACTACCTAACTCCAGGAACATCACCAGGGTACATCATGGCCTTTATGTCCAAATCCAAAAATGAACACCTTATGATTCTCTTCGATGTGGTTAAACCAACATTTGTCACAAGGGCAGCAATTTTCTTCCCATTCTTAATAAGCTGCATGCACATTTTCTAATGGTGTAGGGCTGCTTAGCCTTATTACCAATTTTCAGAATGTCTATGAATTGTCAGTGCCGCCTTTGTGTTCTACTCAGCCAAGTCAGCTCGCGACCTACTACTATTTTCCCCATGACGACACAACAAAAAAGAGTCTCAACCAATGACTGCAAGTCTGCAACAGTCACTCACTAGCTTAGCGATGGCGCTTTGACAGTATTCAACTTCCTTGCTCTTCAAAATCCGCTTCACGAGCCTCGCAGTGCTTTGACAGTATTTTCTGGACATTGCAATTTATATCTAAGAAGAGGAGCTTGGAATTACTCAGATCAGTCATATCCATTATATGATTTATATGCCATTGCATATATGCATGTTATCTGTACGTGTGTGTCTGTTTGATTTCAACTTCTTTACTAAAGACTTCCAATGCGTATCATAATATGTAAAAGTACAAATTCATACGTTCCAGTTTAGTCAAAATCTTCTCATATTATTATTAGAGTTCAATTGGAGCTGGCATGTAAACTAGATTCAATGATAAACAAGACGAGAGTTATTTCCTCAAGTCACACAGACAACTAAACATGACAAATCCAAACTACAAAAACGGAGTAAAACAAACTAAAGTACTATATTCCAGGGCACCAGAGGCGGTCACTTCCACAGTCACTACACCTGTCTGAGATTACCCCTTTATTTTCAAACTTAACTTCTACATCACTAGTGTTTGAACTCTTGGGATACATCAAAATTTCCTTCTGGAACTTCTCTTCTGTGATATGACGAGTCTTAAAGAGAAGAATACCACAGGTGACTATAGTCATATGCCTCAGAACTTCACCATATCCCAACTGGATCATCATGTCCCGTGTTGAGTTATAGAAACAGTCTTGAGGTGTGAAACCACACAAATAGGCACAATCTCTGGTGGCTCGAAAGGAATGTATCCTTCATATTCTTCATCATACCATGTTCTGAAATCAATGTCTAAGACAAGATCTTCAAGCTTAGGTGTTCGCTTGAGTAACTCCATTACATATTCCAAATAAGAGCAACCAAAAAGATTGAGCTTCAATTGCTTCACGTTACTAAAGTTTGGCAGTGAACATGTCTCAAATTTTAAACCTGGTAGATTCAAATACTCAACCCTGGAAACTCCTGCAAGTAAAGCAGTTTCACAGTTCAAAAGCCATGGACTTACTTTTCGAATATATGTGTTTTCTATGTCGGCTTTGACCAGGGAGTTTACATTCTGCATGATATATTTTGCAGGATTTAAAACATAGACAACAAGGTTTTGAAGCTTTGGGGCATTGATAGTAATCTCTTCCTCTGTTTGACTGTCTGCATAAATTCTTGTTCTTAAAGTTTGCAATTCAGGGCAGCAGCAAAAAAATTTCTCAATGAGGAATTATCTCCATTTGTTGCTGTAATATCAGCGAACTTGAGGCTAGGAAAACAACCTGGACTAGTAGATGGATAGGTAATACAATTTGAATGGACCTTCAAAACCTCCAGAGTTTTGCACCGGACAACTCTTCTAGGCAGTTTCAACTCTAACTTGTCTGAGTTGTCTCTCCAGGACTGAGTAGGGTTAAAATAAAGATCAAGTTCAGAAAGCTCATGCCTCATGGCAGCACATATCCAATTTCGAATGCGAGAAAAATGTTTCTCTTGAACATTGTAAATGTTTTCAATATGAAGACGAAACTTGTAAGGAAAATAGTCTTTAGATAGAAAGAAGATCAGCTGTATCTCATCAGCAGTATAACCCTATTAGACAGTATCTTCTTTATTAGGGATTTACTTATCTGTATATATATGTTTCCTTATAGAGTTTAGTTTCCAAGTCAGTCACAATTACTCTTGTATATGTATTCCCTCTGTATCAATGAAAGATTATTCCACCAGAACTATTATCTTTTCATGGTACCAGAGCAGTGATAAGATCCTGTTCTATCGTTGCACTCTAATTTCTCGTGCAGCCTCCCTATCTCAGCCAATCCCATCATCTCCAAAACCTGACTGTTCTATTCCTAAGACCTCAGAATCCTCAAAATCCTCACCACCAAAAATTGATTCTGTTCCAAAGGATTCAGAAACCTTATTAGAGGTTTCAAGTCCCTATCTCATTCACCATTCCGATCATCCTCGATTGGTTCTCATCTCCAAACCCTTGAATGGAGACAATTTCTCTGGTTGGAAAAGGGCTATGGTTCGAGCCTTAAATTCCAAGAAAAAGCTCGGATTCGTCAATGGCTCTATTAAAGCTCCTTCAGAAACAGCTGACCCTAATGGTTATGCGATTTGGTCAAGGTGTAATGACATGGTCCACTCTTGGATCGTTAATTCTTGCGATCCAGAAATAGCCGAAAGTGTGACCTATTATCCTACTGCCTATGAAGTTTGGGAGGATCTTCATGAACGCTTTTCTCAAGCAAATGCGACACGCATCTTTGAGATTCAGAGAGATATCAACTCTCTTCGACAAGAACAACTCTCAGTTTCAGTCTATTACACAAAGTTGAAGGCTTTATGGGATGAATTATCAACACTTGATGCAACACAACAAACAGATCAACAGAAATTGATGCAATTCCTTATGGGATTGAATGAAACATACCAGGCTATCCGAGGACAAATTCTTCTCATGAAGCCTCTGCCCACTGTTCGACAAGCCTTCTCCTCTGTCCTTCAAGAAGAAAAGCAACGTCTGATTGCTTCATCCCACATGGTGGAAGACTCCGGCAGCGCTGCCATGGCAGTCCAATCCGAGAATAACAGGTCGGCACCGGAAGCAAGGAATGATCAAGCTAATCGGTTTTCTGGAAATAACAATCGGTTTTCTGGAGGAGACCGCTCTAATCGCAGCACCTGGAATGATCGAACAGAGCGTGGTGGAGGAACTCATCGCGGCTCCTGGAATGGAGGACGACGGGGTGATCAAAACCACCGTCGTTTTGGGTCAGAAAGACGAAGGCCTCAATGTACCTATTGTGGTGATATGGGCCACTGGGTTCAGACTTGTCACAAATTACATGGATACCCAGAAGGCCACCCTAAAGCAAGAGATAATCCAGGTA
This genomic interval carries:
- the LOC101305751 gene encoding uncharacterized protein LOC101305751 is translated as MKDYSTRTIIFSWYQSSDKILFYRCTLISRAASLSQPIPSSPKPDCSIPKTSESSKSSPPKIDSVPKDSETLLEVSSPYLIHHSDHPRLVLISKPLNGDNFSGWKRAMVRALNSKKKLGFVNGSIKAPSETADPNGYAIWSRCNDMVHSWIVNSCDPEIAESVTYYPTAYEVWEDLHERFSQANATRIFEIQRDINSLRQEQLSVSVYYTKLKALWDELSTLDATQQTDQQKLMQFLMGLNETYQAIRGQILLMKPLPTVRQAFSSVLQEEKQRLIASSHMVEDSGSAAMAVQSENNRSAPEARNDQANRFSGNNNRFSGGDRSNRSTWNDRTERGGGTHRGSWNGGRRGDQNHRRFGSERRRPQCTYCGDMGHWVQTCHKLHGYPEGHPKARDNPGNFNRTAAANYASEERLVSIPEDQLKQLLSLIPKTQDEDSNNKTRIWLQGRRLVWVSYVTDYIT
- the LOC101309046 gene encoding E3 ubiquitin-protein ligase RHF1A-like is translated as MASFAPSSSSSSSSSSDHNPIPFWTPSPSAAAFPDEEDSCSICLEPFCSDDPSTITSCKHDYHLHCILEWSQRSKECPICWQLLVLKDPASQGLLDAVQNEKRSRARNISSIAPPTFHNSSEDFDFEHDSFSDDSDLDERIMQHLAAASSRARYARRRERQRYSGLAPSNGFNFSHAENVSALEQAHPTSPEERPSFTYGSPGGDSPTSPRPHVVQPPPSFICSTAANNDVPFKPRVLFGQPTPNGSQGQIPSEMLNFPESIKSKLSAASVRYKESISKGTRGLKEKLFARNNSVKELSKGVQREMTAGIAGVARMFERLDLTSKNPGSPTPVSDRSGGTSNFSAKGKAVLENVIVQCCNKSSGRISDETSEAPSHIIRPT